The stretch of DNA TCGTGGAGGACTTTCAGGCGCTGCTCGACAAGTATGTGGAGGAGCGGTACGGGCGCCGTGAGGTGGGGGCGTGAACCTCTGGGGACCCGGTGCATTCGACAATGAAGTCGGCGCGGCGTTCGCGCAGGAAGTGGCACAAGACGGCGCCTTCGCCCTGGCCGAGGCCTTCGACGTGGCCCTCGACCCCGACACCGACTTCCTCGCCGCCGAGGAAGGCTGGCGCACCCTGGCCGCCGCCGAGGTGCTGGCCGCTGCGCTGACGGGCGACACCTCCCGCCTCACCGACGCGGGGCTGCGGGCCTGGGTCGCCGGAGCCGACACCGCCGAACTGGAGGGCCTGCGCGAGGTAGCCCACGCCGCCGTCTCGCGCGTCCTCGTCGGGGACAGCGAACTTCCCGACCTGTGGGCCGACGCCGGGGACGAGGCGGCGTGGCGGACCGAGGTAGAGCGGGTGCGGGGGGCGCTGGGCTGACGCTCAGGCGTTTAGCTTGACCTCCGCCACCCGTGCCAGCATCCGGAACATGCCGAAGAGGTGCAGCGCGTCCCCGCTCTCCCAGGCCACCGTCTCGGCGTCCACCCGCGTCACGCCGGGCACCCGCTCGCACTGATCGGCGCGGGCCTGATGGTCGAAGCGCAGTTCGGCATGGGCAGGCCAGCGGGTCGTGTACGGCGTGGCCCCCGCCGCCCCACGCACCGCCCGCTCGGCGGCTTCCCGGATGCGCTCGCGGGCCTCCTGCGGGTGGAGGTGGACGGCGGCAAAGGTGCTCAGCCCCTCCTTAACGGGCATGATGACCACCCCTTCGCCCAGTTCCGCCGTGATCTCGGCCAGTGCCACGTCATCCCCGGCAGCGAACACCACGGGCACCCCGTAATGTCCGGCGACGAGCGCGTTCAGGCCGTACTCGCCCGTGGAGCGGCCGTTGATCCGCACGTCCCGAAGAAAGCCGTTCCAGGTGTGCGCCAGCGGCCCGCGCACGCTGCCCGCCCGCGCGTGGTAGCCCACGAACAGGAGCGCCCCCACGCCCTCCTCCTGCACGCCCTGAACCATGCTCAGCGGCTTGTCGTTCCCGGTCGTGAAGCGCACGCCGCGCGGCAGCAACTCGGGCAGGAGGTTGCGCATCGTGTCGTGCGAGTCGTTGACCAGCACGCCCGTCGCGCCTGCGGCCAGTGCACCCTCGGCTGCCGCTGCCGCCTCCAGCGTCATCTGGGTACGGGCAGCCTGGTACTCGGCCCCGTTCACCAGGCCCCCAAACTCGGGCGGGCTGACCTGGACCCAGCTCGCCACCCCGCACACGCCCTCCATGTCCACGCTGATCACGACCTTCATGCCCGGCAGCGTAGCGTGCCCGGCGTCTCCAGCCCCGCTGCGGCGGTGTGCTAGTCTCATCCGTTATGAGCCGCGTCGCCCTGAAATCCGCCCGCGAGATCGAAGCCATGCGCCGCGCGGGGGCGCTCGTCGCCGAGACCTTCCGGGTGCTGGAGCCGCATGTGAAGCCCGGCGCGACCCTGGCCGACCTCGACCGCCTCGCGGAGGAGCACATCCGCAAGAACGGGGCCGCGCCCGCCTACCTGGGCTATGGCCCCAAGTCCAACCCCTTTCCCGGCACCATCTGCGCGTCCGTCAACGAGGTGATCTGTCACGGCATCCCCGGCCCGCGCGAGTTGCAGGAGGGGGACATCATCGGGGTGGACATCGGCGTGTACATGGACGGCGTGTATGGAGACGCCTGCTACACCTACACGGTGGGGCCGGTGCGCCCCGAGGTGCAGGCGCTGGTGGACACGACCCGCGAGTGCCTCGCCGCCGGGCTGGAGCAGGTGCGGCCGGGGGGACGCACGGGCGACATCGGCCACGCGATCCAGACCCTCGCCGAGTCGCGCGGGTTCGGGGTGGTCCGCGAGTACACCGGCCACGGCATCGGCAAGCGCCTGCATGAGGAACCCACCATCTATCACCACGGGGCGCGGTACACCGGCCTCAAGTTGCAGCCCGGCATGGTCTTCACGGTGGAGCCGATGATCAACCTCGGGCGCCCCGAGACGCGCCTGCTCTCCGACGGCTGGACGGTCATCACGGCCGACAAGTCACCCAGCGCCCAGTTCGAGCACACGGTGGTCGTGACGGCGAAGGGGCATGAGATTCTGACGCAGTGAGGGCAGGAGAAAGGGGGAGCCGCTGGCAATACCGCCGGGCTCCCCCTCTCTTGTGGATCTCAGCCCGCCGTCCCCAGCGCCCCGTCCAGCGCCGCGAGCATCTCGTCGACCTCGCCGTCCGTGATGCTCAGCGGCGGCCCCAGCAGCAGGTGGTCGCCGCGCGTGCCGTCCACAGCCCCCGTGCCCGGGTAGGTGATCAGCCCGCGCTCCCACGCCGCCGCCGCCACCCGTCCGGCGAGGCCCGGTGCCGTGCAAGCCTCGCCCGTCCGGGGATCACCCAGCACCACGCCCAGCAACAGGCCGTGCCCGCGCACCTCCAGCACGCTGGGATGACGGCCCTGGAGGTCGCGCAGGCCCGCCAGCAGCCGCTTCCCCTGCTCCCGCGCCCGCTCCGGCAGTGCCTCGCGCTCCACGATGTCCAGCACGCTGAGCCCCGCCGCCACGCTGACCGGGTGCCCGGCGTAGGTGAAGCCGTGCTGGAAGGCGCCCGACCCCTCCATCACCGTGCGGTAAGTCTCCGGCGAGGCGGCCAGTCCCGCCAGCGGCGCATATCCGGCCGCCAGTCCCTTGCCCAGCACCACGAGGTCCGGGGTCACGTCTCCCCCCAGCCGTACCGCCAGCGGTGAGCCGCAGCGGCCCATGCCGCTCATGACCTCATCGGCGATGAAGAGGACGCCGTGCTCCCGGCAAATCTCCGCGATGCGGGCGTGATAGCCCGGATTCGGGGCCAGCGCGGCATCCGATGCGCCCACGACGGGCTCGCAGATAAAGGCGGCGACACTCGAAGGCCCCGCCTCCTCCAGCACCGCCCGCAGCCGCTCGGCGTCGTCCTCGCCGGAGAGGGTAGGGTCAGGCTTGGGCATCTTGGGCCACGCGGCCTCGTTCATCAGGGGGGCGTACATCGCCCGACGTGCCCCCATCCCCGACGCCGCGAGCGCTCCCAGCGAGGCGCCGTGGTAGCTCGGCACCCGCGTGATGACCTTGTACCGCTCCGGCTCGCCGCGCTCGACGTGGTACTGCCGCGCCAGCTTGATCGCGCTCTCGTTCGCCTCCGAGCCGCCCGAGACGGCCCAGAAGCGGAAGCCCGGCAGCCCCAGGAAGGCCGTCAGCCGCGCCGCGTACTCCTCCAGCACGTCCGAGGTGAACTGCGAGCCGTGGACGAAGGGCAGCGTGCGGGCCTGCCGCGCCATCGCCTCGGCGACCTCCGGGCGCCCGTGCCCGATATTCGCCACCAGCGCTCCCGACGAGCCGTCGAGCCAGCGCCGCCCGCCCGCGTCGTAGAGGTACACCCCCTCTCCCCGCACGGCGGTCGGATAGGGCTTGCGCGAACGGTAGAAGACGCTGGAGTCGGTCACGGGGAGGGGCACCTTTCGGGGTTCAGGAGTCGAAGTGGGAAGGGAGGGCCAGCCACGCGGGGAGGGGCGGTGACCCCTCCACCTCCAGCGCCCGCAGAATCAGGCGGCACGCCGCGCGGTGCGGGCCGAGGTCGGGAAAGGGCAACGTCTGGGCATAGGCGGTCCGGAAAGCCCGCGCGCCCGCCGCGTCCAGCAACACCTCCCACAGGCAGAGGTCGAGTTCAGGCGGCGCGAAGGCCGATGCCTCCACGTCCACCAGGGCGAAGGGCTGCCCCTCCCGCCACACGAACTGCGAGCCGTTCCAGTCGAGCAGCATCGGGACGGCGCGGGTGGGGGAGGGAGCGTCTCGGAACGCGGCCTCCACGTCCGGCCAGTGGCCTGCCCACGCCTCCGGCCCGAAGTGCGCCGCCAGCTCATGCACCACCTCCAGCGCCCGTGGGTAGAAGTCGGCCAGGGAATGCGGCGGCTGACCCGTCACCGGGCCGAAGCCGTCCGCTGCCCGGGCATGGATCCGCGCCACCCGCCGTCCCAGTTCCGCCGCGTCCGCTTCCCGCAAGTCACGCGGCGGCTCACCCGGAACGAAGGCCACCCGCAGCGCCGCAGCGCCCCGGAAGTCCGTGAGGCCCAGAACCTCGGGCACCGTCCAGGCCCCCAGCCCCTGCCAGAAGCGGTAGGTGTCGGCGGTGGCGTGCAGGTTGCGCGGGTCCACCCCGAACAATCGCCAGAGGCCCAGCATGAACGCGCTCACGTCCGGCGAGGTCCACCACGAGCGCCGCAGGATGACCGGCCCATCCGCCGAGTCCACCCGCCACACGTGCGAGGCGCGGCTGGAGTCGCCCGCATTCAGCTCGGTGGCGGCGAGATCGGCGTCTACCACGTGTCCCCCCCCCCCGGAGGCGGCCACGCCCCCAACGCCTGCCGCACGGTGACCACCTGCCCGAAGTGGTGGGCCGTGTGCAGAGCGAAGTCGGCCAGCAGCTCCCCGATGGTTTCGTCGTGGTTGACCGGGTTGGCGAGGTCCGGGCGGGCGGTGTGGGTGTCCACCCGCGCGAGCAGCTCGTAGAACTCGGCTTTCACGCGCGGCCAGTCCTGCGGGGTCACGGTGGGCCAGGTGTCGGCGGCGTGGGCGGGGTAGGGGAGGCTCTCTCCCATCTCGATGATGTCGAGCATCCAGCGGTTCCACCAGTTCACGTGGGCCACCAGCTCGGCCACCGAATGCGGCAGCCCGTCCGGGCGGCGGGCAGCGGCGTCGGCGTCCAGGCCGCTCAGCGCCGCCTCCACGCCCACAAAGGCCTGCCCGCCCCGGAACAGCTTGGGCAGCAGCCGGGCGAAGGCGAGCTGGGCACGCTCGTTGCGGTCGGGTTGGGGGTCGGTCATGGCGTCAGTCTCGCAGAAGGGGAGGCGGGGTAGCCTGCTCCGGATGAAGGACGAACCTCGGGTCAAGACGGCGGGGGAACTGGGCGTGAGTGTCCAGAGCCTGCCCGACGTCTTCCACCTGATCGGCGCTGCCTGGGGCCTGGACGGGCTGATCCTCACCGCAGCGGACCTCGGCCCGGAGTTCTTCCAGCTTCGCAGCGGGCTGGCGGGCGAACTCTTCCAGAAGCTCACCAACTATGGCCTCCGCACGGCGCTGATCCTGCCGGACTTCGCCGCCCACGGCGAACGCTTCGCCGAACTCGCCCACGAACACGCCGCCCACCCCCTGATTCGTTTCGTTCGCACCGAGGCCGAAGCGCGGGCATGGCTCGGGGCCAGCGCCGCGCCCTAGCCTCAGTACTTCTGCGCCACCGTCTTCGTCTGCACGAACCAGAACAGGTAGTCCGGCCCGCCCACCTTCGCGTTCGTGCCGCTCATGCCGTAGCCGCCGAAGGCGTGGGTGCCGCTCAAGGCCCCCGTGCACTTGCGGTTCACGTAGAGGTTCCCGACGTGGATGCGCCGCCGCGCTTCCTCGATCTTGCGCGGGTCGCGGCTGTAGAAGGCGGCGGTCAGGCCGTACTCGGAGTCGTTCGCCAGCGCGATGGCGTGCTCCCAGTCGCGGGCCTTGGTGAAGCTCAGGACCGGGCCGAAGATCTCCTCCTGAAAGAGGGGGTCTTTCGGGTCCACGTCCGCAAAGATGGTGGGCTGGACATAACCGCCCTCGGCCTCGCCCGCGTCCGCCCGCTCGCCGCCCAGCACCAGCCGGGCGCTCTGCTTGCCCCGTGCAACGTACTCCATGATCCGCTCGGCGCTCCCCGCGTGGATGACTGGGCCAATCGCCCCGTTCTCTTCCGGCGAGCCGACCTTCAGCTCCCCCGCGAGCCGCACGACCTTTTCCAGCAGCTCGTCGTATACGCTCTCTTCCGCGATCACGCGCGAGCAGGCTGAGCACTTCTGCCCGGCGTATCCGAAGGCCGACTGCACGATGCCCAGTGCCGCCGCGTCGATGTCGCCGTCGGCGCACACCACCGTGGGGTCCTTGCCGCCCATCTCCGCGATCACGCGCTTGAGCCAGCGCTGCCCTGGCCCCACGCGGGCGGCCCGCTCGTAGATGCGGCAGCCGATCTCCTTGGAACCGGTAAAGGCGATCATGCGGACATCCTTGTGGTCCACCAGGGGGTCACCCAGCACCTCGTCCGTGCCGGTCAGGAACTGGATCACGTTCCGGGGCAATCCCGCCTCGTACAGCAGCTCGACCAGCAGCAGGCTCGACAGCGGCGTCTCGGAGGCGGGCTTCCAGATCACGGTGTTGCCCGCCGCGATGGCGCCCAGGCTCATGCCCAGCGGAATCGCCGCCGGAAAGTTCCAGGGGCTGATGGTCACGACCACGCCCAGCGGTTCATACACGGTCGTGACGTGCTCGTCGGGCATCGGGTAGACGGGCTTGCCCTGCGCCCACTTCAGCGTTTCGCGGGCGAAGACCTCAAAGTGGTCCACGCACTCGGCCACCTCACCGTCGGCCTCGGCCCAGTTCTTGCCGTTTTCCAGGCCCATCACCGCGTTGAATTCCATCCGCCGCGCCCGCAGCAGCTCCGCCGCCCGCTTGAAGATGGTGGCCCGCTGGAGGGGATCGGAAAAGCGCCAGTCCTCAAACGCCTCTACAGCGCAGCGAATCGCCTCCTCGCGCTGCTCGGGGGTCGCCTTCGGAAAGCGCCACACCACCTCGCGGGTGTCGGCGGGGTTGCGGACCTCGAAGGTGCCGTCGGCCTCCACCGCCCGCCCGCCGATGTAGAGCGGGAAGCCCTGACCGACGTACTTCTCCCGCACCGCGCGGTACGCTGCCCGCTGCCGCTCCGCCACCTCCGGCTGACCGAAGGCGAAATACGGCTCGTGTTCAAAGGGGAGGAAGCCCTCCAGTAGCGTGTTCGTCATGGTCCTGCCTCCTTGGGTATGAAGGCGAGCCTAACACGCTCTCTGAAAGGGCACAAACCCGCTGTCAGTCGGCAAAAAAGGACTTAGAAGTCACTCCTGGCGGCGACTTCTGAGACCCGCTGACCTGGCAAGTGAAAGGTGGTGACCCTCACCAAAAGGGCAGGACCCCAGGCTGCCCCGGAGTCCTGCGTGGTCAGTTGGGAAAGGTCAGGCGGGCTGCTGCCGGGCCGCCTTCGCCTCGTCCGCGAGCTGGCGGCGCAGCACCTTGCCCACCGCCGTCTTGGGCAGTTCGGCGCGGAACTCCACGCTGCGGGGCGCCTTGTACGCGCTGAGTTCGCGGCGGCAGTGGGCGATGATGTCGGCCTCGGTCGCCTCCTGCCCCGGCTTGAGCACCACGACCGCATGCACGCTCTCGCCCCGGTATTCATCGGGCACGCCCACGGCGGCGGCTTCCAGCACGGCGGGGTGGGCGGTCAGCACTTCCTCGACCTCGCGCGGGTAGATGTTAAACCCCCCGGCGATAATCAGGTCCTTCTTGCGGTCCACGATGCGGAAGTACCCGTCGTCGTCCATCACCGCCATGTCGCCCGTCAGCAGCCAGGTCTGGCCCTGCCACTCGCGCAGCACCTTCTCGGTCTCGTCGGGGCGGCCATAGTACCCCTTCATGACCATCGGGCCGGACACCCACAGCTCGCCCACCTCGCCGGTCGGCACGGCCTGGCCATCCTCGCCCATGACCACGGCGTCCACGCCGGGGAAGGGCAGGCCGATGCTGCCCTCGCGCTGGTCGCCGAAAATCGGGTTGGTGTGCGTGATGGGGCTGGCCTCGGTCAGGCCGTAGCCCTCCACCAGATTGGCGCCCCCGGTGATCTGCCGGAACTGCCGCGCGGTTTCCAGCAGCAGCGGGGCCGACCCGCTGATGCACGCGCGGATGCTGGTCAGGTCGTGCTTGGGGGTGTCGGGGTGGTGGTTGATCGCGTTGTACAGGGTCGGCACGCCGGGAAAGAGGGTCGCCCCGCTCGCGCCGATCTGAGAGAGCACCATCTTGATGTCCCGCGCATTGGGCACCAGCACGATGGTCGCCCCGATCAAGAGGCTGAGGTTCATCGCCACCGTCATCCCGTAGACGTGGAAGAAGGGAATGGCCGCCAGCGTGACCTCATGCCCGTCTTTCAGGTCGGTCATCCATGCGCGGGCCTGTTCGGCGTTCGCCACGAGGTTGTGGTGGGTCAGCATCGCGCCCTTGGGCACGCCGGTCGTGCCGCCCGTGTACTGGAGGAGGGCCACGTCGTCGGGGCGCAGGGTGACGGCCTCCGGGGTGCCCTCCTGCCGCACGAGCTGGGGCAGCGAGTACACCGACCCCCCGGCCTTCACGTTCACCCACGTCCCCTCGCGGCGGGCCTTGAGCGGGTAGAGCACGTTTTTCGGAAAGGGCAGCGCGTCCTGAATCCCGGTCACGATCACCCGCTGCACCGGGACCGTCCCGGCAATCTGTTCGTAGCGCGGGTAAAAGGCGTCCAGCAGGATCAGCGTTTCACTGCCGCTGTCCTGAAGCTGGTGCTGCAGCTCGTGCGGGGTGTAGAGCGGGCTGGTGTTGACCACCGTGGCCCCGGCGAGCAGCGCCCCGTAAAAGCCCACCACGAACTGCGGGCAGTTGGGCAGCATCAGGCTGACGCGCTCGCCGGGCTGAATCCCGATTCTCTGGAGCGCCGCCGCAAAGGCCGTGACCTGTCCCCACAGCGCCCGGTAGGTCGTCTTCGCCCCCAGGAAGGTCAGGGCGGTGCGCTCCGGGTAGGCCTGCGCCGCGCGGCGCAACAGGTCAGGCAGGGTGTCGTTGGTCGGCGTGAACTCGTGCGGCACACCTTCTTCGTAATGGGACAGCCAGGGTCTGTGCATGGGGGTCATTCACGCTCCTCGCGCTCCCGCTGGGCCGCACCCGCCGCCTCAGCGTGGCGGCGGGCGGGGTGGGGGCGACTTGACATTGAACTGAGTATAAGCACACCCCGCTCCCCCCGCGCCTCCCCCGGGGGCCGTGCCACACTGGCCCGCATGACGGCCTCCCACCGCAGCTACCTTCAGGAAGCCCTGGCCCTGGCGCGTGAGGCGCAGGCTGCGGGCAGCTCGCCCGTCGGCGCCGTGCTGGTCAATGCCGAGGGCGACATCATCGGCCGGGGCCGCAACCGCGTCGGCGAGGCCCAGACGCCCGAGCATGTGGGGGCCGCCAGCGTGGCGCACGCCGAGATGGACCTCTTTTTCGCGGCGGGAAAGCTGAGGGACCCCGAGACGCTGACCCTCTACACCAGCCTGGAACCCTGCCTGATGTGCGGCGGCGCCTCCGCCCTGCTGGGGGTCGGCCGGGTCGTGTGGGCCACCGACGACCCCTGGGGCGGCTCGGGCCGGTTGATCAAGTGGAGCGACCACCCCGCCATGCAGGAGACCCAGGTGCTGCCCTGCCCCGACCCCGAACTGGAGGCCGAGGGCGCCCGCCTCTTCGCGCCCGAGGCCAAACGCGCCTTTCCGGACGAGGGCTGGGCGCTGTGGCGCGAGCGTTACCCCGCTGAAACGGCGGGGGTGGAATGACCCTGCTCGTGGTCGGCAGCGTGAATGCCGACCTGACCGTGCAGGCGCCCCACATCCCTGCCCCCGGCGAGACGGTCCTGGGCGGCGACGTGCGCGTCTCGCCCGGCGGCAAGGGTGCAAATCAGGCGGTCGCGGCGGCGCTGGCCGGAGCGCGGGTGACCCTGTGCGGAGCGGTCGGCGCCGACTCCTTCCGCGAGGCGGCCCTGCGCGGCCTGACGCGGGCGGGCGTGGACCTCGGCGGGCTGCACACGCTGGACGCGCCCACGGGCCTCGCCCTGATCACGGTGGCCCAGGGCGGCGAGAACGCGATCACGGTGGCGAGCGGCGCCAATGCGCGGATGACGCCTGGGCATCTGCCCGCCGACCTCCCCCCCTTCACCCACCTGCTTCTGCAAGGCGAGCTGCCCGCCGGGGTGACCCGCGAGGCGGCGCGGCGGGCGCACGCGGCGGGATTGACCGTGCTCCTCAACGCGGCTCCCGTGCAGGCGCCCGATCCTGAACTGCTTGCCCACGTCACGCACCTGCTGGTCAACGAAACCGAACTCGCCGCCCTCGCCCCCAGTGGGGGAGAGGTGGAGGCCCAGGCCCGCGCCCTGCTGGCGACCGGACCGCAGGCCATCACCGTGACCCTGGGAGCGCGGGGCAGCCTGACGGTGACCGGAACGGAGGCGTATGCCCTTCCCGCTCTCCCCGTCACCCCCGTGGACACCACCGGGGCAGGGGACACCTTTGCGGGCGTGCTGGCCGCCGGGCTGGTCGCGGGGCTGCCCCTCCCGGAAGCGCTGCGGGCGGCGGGCGCAGCCGCTTCCCTGGCCTGCACCCGCCCCGGAGCGCAGGACGCGATGCCCACCCGCGAGGAGATT from Deinococcus sp. HSC-46F16 encodes:
- a CDS encoding DUF4259 domain-containing protein, producing the protein MNLWGPGAFDNEVGAAFAQEVAQDGAFALAEAFDVALDPDTDFLAAEEGWRTLAAAEVLAAALTGDTSRLTDAGLRAWVAGADTAELEGLREVAHAAVSRVLVGDSELPDLWADAGDEAAWRTEVERVRGALG
- a CDS encoding M55 family metallopeptidase; its protein translation is MKVVISVDMEGVCGVASWVQVSPPEFGGLVNGAEYQAARTQMTLEAAAAAEGALAAGATGVLVNDSHDTMRNLLPELLPRGVRFTTGNDKPLSMVQGVQEEGVGALLFVGYHARAGSVRGPLAHTWNGFLRDVRINGRSTGEYGLNALVAGHYGVPVVFAAGDDVALAEITAELGEGVVIMPVKEGLSTFAAVHLHPQEARERIREAAERAVRGAAGATPYTTRWPAHAELRFDHQARADQCERVPGVTRVDAETVAWESGDALHLFGMFRMLARVAEVKLNA
- the map gene encoding type I methionyl aminopeptidase yields the protein MSRVALKSAREIEAMRRAGALVAETFRVLEPHVKPGATLADLDRLAEEHIRKNGAAPAYLGYGPKSNPFPGTICASVNEVICHGIPGPRELQEGDIIGVDIGVYMDGVYGDACYTYTVGPVRPEVQALVDTTRECLAAGLEQVRPGGRTGDIGHAIQTLAESRGFGVVREYTGHGIGKRLHEEPTIYHHGARYTGLKLQPGMVFTVEPMINLGRPETRLLSDGWTVITADKSPSAQFEHTVVVTAKGHEILTQ
- a CDS encoding aminotransferase class III-fold pyridoxal phosphate-dependent enzyme, whose product is MTDSSVFYRSRKPYPTAVRGEGVYLYDAGGRRWLDGSSGALVANIGHGRPEVAEAMARQARTLPFVHGSQFTSDVLEEYAARLTAFLGLPGFRFWAVSGGSEANESAIKLARQYHVERGEPERYKVITRVPSYHGASLGALAASGMGARRAMYAPLMNEAAWPKMPKPDPTLSGEDDAERLRAVLEEAGPSSVAAFICEPVVGASDAALAPNPGYHARIAEICREHGVLFIADEVMSGMGRCGSPLAVRLGGDVTPDLVVLGKGLAAGYAPLAGLAASPETYRTVMEGSGAFQHGFTYAGHPVSVAAGLSVLDIVEREALPERAREQGKRLLAGLRDLQGRHPSVLEVRGHGLLLGVVLGDPRTGEACTAPGLAGRVAAAAWERGLITYPGTGAVDGTRGDHLLLGPPLSITDGEVDEMLAALDGALGTAG
- a CDS encoding DinB family protein, whose product is MTDPQPDRNERAQLAFARLLPKLFRGGQAFVGVEAALSGLDADAAARRPDGLPHSVAELVAHVNWWNRWMLDIIEMGESLPYPAHAADTWPTVTPQDWPRVKAEFYELLARVDTHTARPDLANPVNHDETIGELLADFALHTAHHFGQVVTVRQALGAWPPPGGGDTW
- a CDS encoding DUF4180 domain-containing protein, translating into MKDEPRVKTAGELGVSVQSLPDVFHLIGAAWGLDGLILTAADLGPEFFQLRSGLAGELFQKLTNYGLRTALILPDFAAHGERFAELAHEHAAHPLIRFVRTEAEARAWLGASAAP
- a CDS encoding L-glutamate gamma-semialdehyde dehydrogenase, which encodes MTNTLLEGFLPFEHEPYFAFGQPEVAERQRAAYRAVREKYVGQGFPLYIGGRAVEADGTFEVRNPADTREVVWRFPKATPEQREEAIRCAVEAFEDWRFSDPLQRATIFKRAAELLRARRMEFNAVMGLENGKNWAEADGEVAECVDHFEVFARETLKWAQGKPVYPMPDEHVTTVYEPLGVVVTISPWNFPAAIPLGMSLGAIAAGNTVIWKPASETPLSSLLLVELLYEAGLPRNVIQFLTGTDEVLGDPLVDHKDVRMIAFTGSKEIGCRIYERAARVGPGQRWLKRVIAEMGGKDPTVVCADGDIDAAALGIVQSAFGYAGQKCSACSRVIAEESVYDELLEKVVRLAGELKVGSPEENGAIGPVIHAGSAERIMEYVARGKQSARLVLGGERADAGEAEGGYVQPTIFADVDPKDPLFQEEIFGPVLSFTKARDWEHAIALANDSEYGLTAAFYSRDPRKIEEARRRIHVGNLYVNRKCTGALSGTHAFGGYGMSGTNAKVGGPDYLFWFVQTKTVAQKY
- a CDS encoding long-chain fatty acid--CoA ligase encodes the protein MHRPWLSHYEEGVPHEFTPTNDTLPDLLRRAAQAYPERTALTFLGAKTTYRALWGQVTAFAAALQRIGIQPGERVSLMLPNCPQFVVGFYGALLAGATVVNTSPLYTPHELQHQLQDSGSETLILLDAFYPRYEQIAGTVPVQRVIVTGIQDALPFPKNVLYPLKARREGTWVNVKAGGSVYSLPQLVRQEGTPEAVTLRPDDVALLQYTGGTTGVPKGAMLTHHNLVANAEQARAWMTDLKDGHEVTLAAIPFFHVYGMTVAMNLSLLIGATIVLVPNARDIKMVLSQIGASGATLFPGVPTLYNAINHHPDTPKHDLTSIRACISGSAPLLLETARQFRQITGGANLVEGYGLTEASPITHTNPIFGDQREGSIGLPFPGVDAVVMGEDGQAVPTGEVGELWVSGPMVMKGYYGRPDETEKVLREWQGQTWLLTGDMAVMDDDGYFRIVDRKKDLIIAGGFNIYPREVEEVLTAHPAVLEAAAVGVPDEYRGESVHAVVVLKPGQEATEADIIAHCRRELSAYKAPRSVEFRAELPKTAVGKVLRRQLADEAKAARQQPA
- a CDS encoding nucleoside deaminase, with amino-acid sequence MTASHRSYLQEALALAREAQAAGSSPVGAVLVNAEGDIIGRGRNRVGEAQTPEHVGAASVAHAEMDLFFAAGKLRDPETLTLYTSLEPCLMCGGASALLGVGRVVWATDDPWGGSGRLIKWSDHPAMQETQVLPCPDPELEAEGARLFAPEAKRAFPDEGWALWRERYPAETAGVE
- a CDS encoding ribokinase, which encodes MTLLVVGSVNADLTVQAPHIPAPGETVLGGDVRVSPGGKGANQAVAAALAGARVTLCGAVGADSFREAALRGLTRAGVDLGGLHTLDAPTGLALITVAQGGENAITVASGANARMTPGHLPADLPPFTHLLLQGELPAGVTREAARRAHAAGLTVLLNAAPVQAPDPELLAHVTHLLVNETELAALAPSGGEVEAQARALLATGPQAITVTLGARGSLTVTGTEAYALPALPVTPVDTTGAGDTFAGVLAAGLVAGLPLPEALRAAGAAASLACTRPGAQDAMPTREEIQANLR